The following proteins are encoded in a genomic region of Nocardioides renjunii:
- a CDS encoding sulfite oxidase-like oxidoreductase produces MPVTRGFSRRRAEPPRRLPPGQYDVGAGWPVLTAEATPRIARESWSVGVDGLVERPTTWTWEEVQQLPRSSYQGDIHCVTTWSKFDTLFTGVSVDTLLEAAGPLPEAGFVMAHSSTGYTTNLPLADITDGRAWIVWEHDGRPLTAEHGGPVRLLVPHLYFWKSAKWISRLELTAEDRPGFWERNGYHDRGDPWLEQRYQGDP; encoded by the coding sequence ATGCCGGTGACCCGAGGATTCTCGCGACGTCGCGCCGAGCCACCGCGGCGCCTGCCTCCCGGGCAGTACGACGTCGGTGCCGGCTGGCCGGTGCTGACCGCCGAGGCGACGCCGCGGATCGCCCGTGAGTCGTGGAGCGTGGGCGTCGACGGCCTCGTGGAGCGACCCACCACCTGGACGTGGGAGGAGGTGCAGCAGCTGCCGCGGTCGTCCTACCAGGGCGACATCCACTGCGTGACGACCTGGTCGAAGTTCGACACGCTGTTCACCGGCGTGTCCGTCGACACCCTGCTCGAGGCCGCCGGACCGCTGCCGGAGGCCGGGTTCGTCATGGCCCACTCCTCCACGGGCTACACGACCAACCTGCCCCTGGCCGACATCACCGACGGCCGGGCGTGGATCGTCTGGGAGCACGACGGACGGCCGCTGACGGCCGAGCACGGCGGCCCGGTCCGGTTGCTGGTCCCGCACCTCTACTTCTGGAAGTCCGCCAAGTGGATCAGCCGGCTCGAGCTGACGGCGGAGGACCGCCCCGGCTTCTGGGAGCGCAACGGCTACCACGACCGGGGCGACCCGTGGCTCGAGCAGCGCTACCAGGGCGACCCGTGA